TGAGGATTTTTAGATGAAACTTCATCCGTCTTATTTTTCTATTATTCCTCTTGCCTTGAGCGCCTTTTGTATGGGAGTCGCTGAGCTTTCTATGGCGGGGATTTTAAATAATCTTGCTCAAAGTTTGCAGATCTCGCTCACAGAGGCTGGGTATCTCACAACTCTTTATGCGATAGGGGTGATTGTGGGGGCTCCACTTTTGACTGTTCCGCTGAGTTCCTTGCATCGCAAGGCTCAGTTGAGTATCAACTTAGGGATTTTTGCCTTGGGGAATTTGGTGGTTTTTTTGAGTTCGAGCTTTTATTTGACTGCTGTGGCTAGATTTGTGTGTGGGTGTATGCATGGAGTATTTTTTGTGATTGCAACACTAACTTGCACGCAAGTCGCACAAAAAGGAAAAGAATCTCAAGCATTGGCTTTGATGGTATCAGGGCTTACAATTTCTATGGTAAGTGGTGTGCCATTGGGAGCAATGATTGGAAATACCTATGGATATCAATTTTTGTTTCTCTGTATTACTGTTTTAACTCTTTGTGTTTTGTTGAGTGTGATGTGTGTGATGCCTGCAAATATTCAAGGGCAAAAAACAAATCTCAATGGGCTAATTGATGGCTTAAAAAGCTTGCAAATGTGGAGATCGTTTTTGATTACTGCTGGATTTTGCGGAAGTCTTTTTACTTTTTATACTTATGTTGAGCCTTTTTTTGTGGATTTGGGTGGTTTTAATCATCAAGAGCTGAGTTTAGTCTTATTGATTTATGGGGCTTTTGGGATTTTGGGGAATCTAATTGGAGGAAAATTGGCTGATAAGATGGGAGCAATCTCTTGTTTGAGATTGACATTATCTCTGCTTGGGCTTTCTTTGTTTGGGCTATTTTTTAGTATCCAATATCCTTTGGTGGCTGTGGCAAATTTCTGTATGGTGAGTTTTTGGGGATTTGCCTGTGTTTCATCGATCAAAATGTTTTCACTTTATAGTGCTAAGCGATATACTCCAAAAAATATTGAAAGTTCGATCTCTCTCAATGAAGCGAGTTTCAATCTTGGGATTGCTATTGCTACTTTGCTTGGAGGAGTGGCTCTTGCAAATTGGGGAGTGGAATATAATCCTTTGATTGCGACTTTAATTGCATTGATTGCTTTAGTTTTGCTTCCAAGAAAAATGCATTTCAATAATCATTGAGGGCTTGATGCCTTTAAGCAATCTTAATCCCGAGCAAAAAAAAGCAGCAACAGCCCCCATGGGGCAGAATCTGATCATTGCTTCAGCGGGGACTGGAAAAACTTCTACGATTGTGGGGCGTATTGCTTATTTGTTGCAAACTGGGATTAGGGCTGAGGAAATCTTACTTTTGACTTTTACCAATAAGGCAAGCAGTGAAATGATTGAAAGAGTGGGGCGTTTTTTTGGGGCAGAGCTTGCCAAAAAGATCCAATCAGGAACTTTTCATGCTGTAGCTTATAAATATCTCAAAGAACATTTGAAAGTCTCACTTAAACAACCACGAGAGCTCAAGGTTTTGTTTAAAAGTATTTATGAGAGGCGAGCGTTTTTGGATACTTTTGATTCTAAACCTTATACCTCACAATATTTGTATGATTTTTATGCTTTGTTTTTAAATTCTGGAGGGGAGAGAAGCTTTGGGGAATATTTGGAGGAAAAAGCCCCTGCACAAATGCAGTTTTTGCAAATCTATGAGGGTATTTTTGATGAGTTTGATGCACTGAAACGAGAATATGGTTATGTGGATTACAATGACCTTCTTTTACTCTATCGCTCTGAAATGAAAAGATTGCAAGAGGAGAGAGGCTGTCCATTTCAAGAAATTTTATGTGATGAGTATCAAGATACCAATCCTTTGCAAGAATCGATTCTTAAAACTCTTGCTCCAAAGAGCCTATTTTGTGTCGGGGATTATGATCAGAGTATTTATGCTTTTAATGGTGCAGATATTTCTATCATTGGGAATTTTAAGATTGACTATCCAGAGGCAAGAGTTTTTACTTTGACAAAAAACTATCGCTCTAGCGAGATGATTCTAGATCTTGCCAATCGCGTAATTTCACGCAATGAAAGAATCTACCCCAAAGGCTTAGAAGTAATGAAGGAGGGGATCTTTGATCCTCCAAAGCTTTTGGTTTATGATGAGCTTTTTTTGCAATATCAGGGGATTGCTAAGCGCATTGCATTAAGTGGTGTGGCTCATCAAGAGATTGCGATTATTTTTCGCAATAACTCAAGTGCAGATGGAATTGAAGCGAGTTTGAGGGAGCTAGGGATCGCTTCTAGGAGAAAAGGAGGGAGTAGTTTTTTTGAAACAAGGGAAATCGCTCTTTTGCTTGATCTGTGTGCATGCTTTCATAATTCAAAAGATATGATGGCTTACATCCATATTTTGGGTTATGGCAAAGGGATTGGGAATTCTATCGCTAAGGATATTTATGAGGCATTGAGTGCTTTAGGAGAGGGAGATCCTATCGTAGGTCTTTTAAATCCAAAAGAGGGGATTAAACCCTATGCGATGAGGGCAAAATCTTCTCAGCTAGGCTTATTTGAAGATTTCTTTGCGCTAGAAAACGCTTCAAGATTTGATTTGATAGTTGATGAGGGGATTTGTTCTCATCCTATGTTTGAACATCCAAAGCTCACAAGTGAGGGAGCTAGATTCCTTAATCTCTTTTTTTTGTTAGTTAAGAAAGTGCGAGGGATTTCTCATCCAACTTTTTTGATCCAAGCAATCCGCACCTCTTCTTTTTTTGGAGAGATTATCAAATCCCTTGCTAGAGAGAGGGCAAAAAACAAAGATGGAAGCATTGATTCTCAAAAAGAGATAGAAGCGATGGAGAGAATTGAAAGAAAAGTTGTTTTGCTTGAGAGTTTAAGTAAGCCTTATGCTTATTTGGGTGCTTTTTTAAATGCGATGATTTTGGGAGGGAGTGAGGCAAGTGAGGGGAGTGGGGTGAATTTATTGAGTATCCACGCAAGCAAGGGGTTAGAGTTCCAAGAAGTGTATATTGTGGATTTGATGGATGGAAGATTCCCAAATCGCAAATTGATGAGCAAGGGAGGGAGCTTGGAAGAAGAAAGGCGTTTGTTTTATGTGGCTGTAACGCGAGCAAAAGAAAGATTGTTTTTGAGCTATGCTAAGAAAGATGATCTTAAAAAGCTTGCATATGAGCCTTCGATTTTTTTATATGAGGCTGGATTGATTTCAAACAAGGAGAATGATTAATGAAACTGATTTCGTGGAATGTGAATGGATTGCGAGCGTGTATGAATAAGGGGTTTATGGATTTTTTTAGATCTGTTGATGCAGATGTATTTTGTATTCAAGAATCAAAAATGCATCAAGATCAGGCAAGTTTTGATTTTGATGGATATGAGGAGTTTTGGAACTCTGCAGAGAAGAAGGGATATTCGGGAGTGGCAGTTTTTTCCAAAAAGCGACCTTTAAATGTGACTTATGATATGGGGATAGAGCATCATGATAAAGAGGGAAGAATCATTTGTGCAGAGTTTGAGAAATTTTATCTTGTCAATGTTTATACACCCAACTCTCAAAGAGAGCTTGCACGATTGCAGTATCGTATGGAGTGGGAAGATGATTTTAGGGCGTATTTGAAAAATTTGGAGCGTTCTAAACCTGTGGTTGTATGTGGGGATTTGAATGTCGCACACCAAGAGATTGATTTGAAAAATCCCAAAACAAATCGGAAAAATGCAGGCTTTACTGATGAGGAAAGAGAAAAGATGAGCAAGCTTTTGGAATCGGGATTTATTGATACATTTAGATATTTTTATCCTACTTTGGAGGGAGCATATACTTGGTGGAGTTATATGGGAAAAGCTAGGGCAAACAACACTGGATGGCGGATTGATTATTTCTTGTGTTCAACATCTCTTCAAGATTCTTTAGTGAGTGCAAAAATTTATCCAGAGATTATGGGAAGTGATCACTGTCCAGTAGAGTTGATTATTGAGGGGTGAGCGAATAAATAGTGAAAGCTTAAGGAGAGAAGGCTCTCTCCTTCTTGGTTTATACGGGTAAAACGCGAATATTAGAATCAAGGTGTTCTTGCAGAACATTTTCAATCGCATAGAGTGTGCCAGTGCTAGCTGAAGCACATCCATGGCAAGCTCCAAGATAGCGGATAAAGATATCAGTATGACCATCTTGAGAATCTTGGATATCAATGATCTCTAAATCTCCTCCATCCATCATAAGCATCGGTCGAATATGTTCATCGATAGTTTTATCAATCGCTTTGCTTTTTTGAACGATTGTCATTTCTGCAAATGGTAAGTCCCCAAGTTGAACCTTTTGAGCATTTTGCTTGAGGGCTTCTGTTTCCATCTCAAGGCGTGTTTCGCGCAAAATATCCACAAG
Above is a window of Helicobacter kayseriensis DNA encoding:
- a CDS encoding exodeoxyribonuclease III yields the protein MKLISWNVNGLRACMNKGFMDFFRSVDADVFCIQESKMHQDQASFDFDGYEEFWNSAEKKGYSGVAVFSKKRPLNVTYDMGIEHHDKEGRIICAEFEKFYLVNVYTPNSQRELARLQYRMEWEDDFRAYLKNLERSKPVVVCGDLNVAHQEIDLKNPKTNRKNAGFTDEEREKMSKLLESGFIDTFRYFYPTLEGAYTWWSYMGKARANNTGWRIDYFLCSTSLQDSLVSAKIYPEIMGSDHCPVELIIEG
- a CDS encoding ATP-dependent helicase; this translates as MPLSNLNPEQKKAATAPMGQNLIIASAGTGKTSTIVGRIAYLLQTGIRAEEILLLTFTNKASSEMIERVGRFFGAELAKKIQSGTFHAVAYKYLKEHLKVSLKQPRELKVLFKSIYERRAFLDTFDSKPYTSQYLYDFYALFLNSGGERSFGEYLEEKAPAQMQFLQIYEGIFDEFDALKREYGYVDYNDLLLLYRSEMKRLQEERGCPFQEILCDEYQDTNPLQESILKTLAPKSLFCVGDYDQSIYAFNGADISIIGNFKIDYPEARVFTLTKNYRSSEMILDLANRVISRNERIYPKGLEVMKEGIFDPPKLLVYDELFLQYQGIAKRIALSGVAHQEIAIIFRNNSSADGIEASLRELGIASRRKGGSSFFETREIALLLDLCACFHNSKDMMAYIHILGYGKGIGNSIAKDIYEALSALGEGDPIVGLLNPKEGIKPYAMRAKSSQLGLFEDFFALENASRFDLIVDEGICSHPMFEHPKLTSEGARFLNLFFLLVKKVRGISHPTFLIQAIRTSSFFGEIIKSLARERAKNKDGSIDSQKEIEAMERIERKVVLLESLSKPYAYLGAFLNAMILGGSEASEGSGVNLLSIHASKGLEFQEVYIVDLMDGRFPNRKLMSKGGSLEEERRLFYVAVTRAKERLFLSYAKKDDLKKLAYEPSIFLYEAGLISNKEND
- a CDS encoding MFS transporter, with protein sequence MKLHPSYFSIIPLALSAFCMGVAELSMAGILNNLAQSLQISLTEAGYLTTLYAIGVIVGAPLLTVPLSSLHRKAQLSINLGIFALGNLVVFLSSSFYLTAVARFVCGCMHGVFFVIATLTCTQVAQKGKESQALALMVSGLTISMVSGVPLGAMIGNTYGYQFLFLCITVLTLCVLLSVMCVMPANIQGQKTNLNGLIDGLKSLQMWRSFLITAGFCGSLFTFYTYVEPFFVDLGGFNHQELSLVLLIYGAFGILGNLIGGKLADKMGAISCLRLTLSLLGLSLFGLFFSIQYPLVAVANFCMVSFWGFACVSSIKMFSLYSAKRYTPKNIESSISLNEASFNLGIAIATLLGGVALANWGVEYNPLIATLIALIALVLLPRKMHFNNH